The window ACTGGTCGGCCGGGCCGTGCCGTTGGACCGACTGCCCGGCGGGACGGCGCGGCGGCTCGCGAGGGAGCTGCGCCGCCTGGAGCCCGAGGAGGTGGTGCCGTATCTGGCCGAGGCGCTCCCCGAGACGCTGCCGGCGGCCGCGGACCACGGCCGTACGGCCCTGGTGCGGGCCGGGGCCGACGCGCTGTCGGTCCGGGCGGACCGGGCCCCCGCCCAGGTCCGTGACGTCGCTCGTGAACTGGCGGTGAGTGAGCGCCAGTTGCGCAACCTGTTCACGGAGGGGGTGGGGGTCTCCCCCAAGCACTACGCGCGCATCGACCGGGTGCGCACGGTCGTCACCCGGGCCGCGACGGCTTCCTGGTCCGAACTCGCGGTCGCCACCGGGTACTACGACCAGTCGCACATGACGTCCGACTTCCGGTCCCTGATGGGTGTACCGCCCCGCTCGTACGTCACCGGCCGGCTGCCCTCGACGACCCCCTGCCGGGCGGCGGCGGGCGGCTGAAGCCTGGTCGTCCAGGGCTCCGGTCGTGACGGCGGGCGGGCCGCCGTGTTCTTCTCCGTGGCCCGCCGCGCTGTCAGTGCACGGCCGCGATCTCCTCGCCCGCCTCCATCGGGTGGGTGACGTCGTGGGCCTCTCGGTCCTTGCCGAGATGGTTGAAGAGCAGGTTGAGCACCACGGCCGTGATACAGCCGGTGGAGATGCCCGAGTCCAGGACGATCTTCGCGGTCTCGGGGAACGCGTGGTAGAACTCGGGCGCGGTGATCGGGATGATCCCCACGGCGAGGGAGACGGCGACGATCAGGACGTTGTTGTCCCGTTCGAGGCCGGCCCGCATCAGGGTCTGGATGCCGCTCGCGGCGACCGACCCGAACAGGACGATGCCGGCGCCGCCGAGGACCGGGCGGGGCACGACGGCGATGAGCGAGGCGGCCATCGGACACAGGCCCATCAGGACGAGGAAGCCGCCACCGGTCGCGACGACGTACCGGCTGCGGATCCGGGTCATCGCCACCAGGCCGATGTTCTGGGCGAAGGCGCTGCACATGAAGCCGTTGAACAGCGGGCTGAGCGCCGAGCCGAGGGTGTCGGCGCGCAGGCCGGCCGCGATGGTCCGCTCGTCGGCGGGTCGTTCGACGATCTCGCCGAGGGCCAGCATGTCGGCGGTCGACTCGGTCATGGAGACCACCATCACCACGCACAGCGAGAGGATGGCGGCGAGCTGGAACTGCGGGGCGCCGAAGTGGAACGGCGTCGGGAAGCCCACCACGTCGGCGTGGGCCACGGGGCTGAAGTCCGTGACACCGAACGGGATCGCGACGAGGGTGCCGACGATCAGACCCAGCAGCACGGCGATCTGCTTGACGAACCCGCGGGTGAAGCGGCGCAGCAGCAGGACGATGAGCAGGGTGATGCCGGCGAGGGCGAGGAAGGTGGTCGAGCCGTAGTCGTCGGCCTTCGGATCGGGGCCCTGGGCCCAGCCGAAGGCGACCGGCAGCAGGGACACACCGATCAGGGTGATGACCGAGCCGGTGACGACCGGCGGGAAGAAACGTATCGCTTTGCTGAAGAAGGGCGCGGCGACGAAACCGAGGAGGCCGGCGACGATGACCGCGCCGAAGATGATCGGCAGGGCGTCGGACTTGTCCTCGGTGGAGGCGACGACGGCGGTCATGGGGGCGACACCGGCGAAGGTGACGCCGTTGACGAAGGGCAGCCGGGCGCCGATCTTCCAGATGCCCAGCGTCTGCAGGAAGGTGGCGAGGCCCGCGGTGAACAGGCAGGCGCCGGTGAGGAACGTCAGATCGGTCGCGCTCAGGCCCACGGCCGCGCCGACGATCAGGGGTGGTGCGACTACTCCGGCGTACATGGCGGCCACGTGCTGCAGGCCGCTGGTCGCCATTTTCAGGGCGGGGAGTTTCTCGTCAACAGGATGGGCGGCCACGGCTGCTCCTCCGGGCGGGTAACACGTCGTCGTCGACGTGGGTTTCTGGGAGGTGGTGCGTGTGGTCGTGCGGGACCGTGACGGGGTGGCGCTCGAGCGGTGAGCGGTACAGCGGTGACCGTTCCGGGGCGCGCGCGTGCGCACGCGCCCCGGAGACGGCTTGCCGTGGATCCCGCTCGGATCCACGGCTCCGGCCGTGAGCCGTCCCTCCCGGCCGGAGTCCGCCGGCGCCTCGCCACGGGGGTGGGGCGCCGGAGTGTGGGGTGTGGATCAGCCCTGGGCGGCGATCCGGGCGAGGCGCTGGGCCTCCTCGCGGGTGGAGCGGGCGATGGCGTCCTCCTCGACGTGCAGCAGGCGGCCGTTCTCGACGATCTGCCGACCGTTGACGAAGGAGGCGGTGACCGGGGCCGCCGCGCCGAAGACGAGCGCGGTCACCGGGTCGGCGATGGAGGCGTGGGCGAGCGTGTCCATCTTCCAGAGCACCAGGTCGGCGAGCTTGCCGGGCTCCAGCGACCCGATCTGCTCGGCCCGGCCGAGCACCTGGGCGCCGCCGTACGTGCCGAGCCGCAGCGCCTGGCGGGCGTCGAGGGCGGCCTCGCGGTGGGCGCCGAGGCGGTTGATCAGCAGGGCGTTGCGCAGCTCGGTGTGGAGTTCACCGGACTCGTTGGAGGCGGTGCCGTCCACGCCGAGACCGACCGGGACACCGGCCCGGAGCATGTCGGGCACGCGGGCGATGCCGGCCGCGAGCCGGGCGTTGGACGAGGGACAGTGGGCGACACCGGTCTTCGTCCGGGCGAAGGCGGCGATGTCGGAGTCGTTCATGTGGACGCAGTGCGCCATCCACACGTCCTCACCGAGCCAGCCCGTGGACTCGAAGTAGTCCGTCGGACCCATGCCGAACAGCTCGTGGCAGAACTTCTCCTCCTCCACGGTCTCCGAGCCGTGGGTGTGCAGCCGTACTCCGAGCCGGCGGGCCAGCTCGGCGCCCTGCCGGAGGAGTTCGGTGGACACGGAGAACGGGGAGCAGGGGGCGACAGCCACCTGGGTCATGGCGTCGAAGGAGGCGTCGTGGTGCTTCTTGACGGTCTCCTCGGTGGCGGCGAGCGCACCCTCCAGCGTCTCGACGGCGAAGTCCGGCGGCAGGCCGCCGTCCTTCTCACTGCGGTCCATCGAGCCGCGGGCCAGCGTGAACCGTACGCCCATCTCCGCGGCGGCGCGGATGATCGAGCCGGACAGGTCGCCGGAGCCCCGCGGGAAGACGTAGTGGTGGTCCATCGCGGTGGTGACACCGCCGCGGGCCATCATGGCGAGGGAGCCCTGGGCGGCCGTGTACGTCATCTGCTCGTCGATGCGCGCCCATGTCGGGTAGAGCGCGACCAGCCAGTTGAACAGGTTGTGGTCGGTGGCCAGGCCCCGGGTGATCCACTGGTAGAAGTGGTGGTGGGTGTTGACCAGACCGGGCGTGACCAGATGGCCGGTCGCGTCGATCCGGCGCACCACGTCCTCGAGGCCATCGGGGGCCTTGCCCGCGCCGACCGCCTCGATCCGGTTGCCGGCCAGGACCAGGTACCCGGAGGCGTACTCCGTGTCGCCCGCGTCCACGGTCGCGATCGCGCAGTTCTCGATGACGATGCGCTGGCCTGCCGATGGTGCCATGGTGCTTCCTCTTCTTTCAGTGGCGGCCCGTGGACCGAAGGGGTGTCCACGGGGAGGGAGGGCACGGCAGGACCCTAGGAGGATTTGAGTGCCGGAGCGGGCCTGCCGCTCCGGGTGCCGAGGTGGTGGAAGAACAGATTGAGCAGGACGGCGACGAGCGCGCCCGCGCTGATGCCGGAGCCGAGCACGGTCTGCGCCCAGGCCGGGAAGTCCGCGTAGAAGGTCGGCGCGGCCAGCGGGATGATGCCGGCACCGAGCGCCACGGCCACCAGGATGATGTTGGAGCTGTCGTCCAGCCCCGCCTCGGACAGGGTACGGATGCCGCTGACGGCGATCGAGCCGAAGAGCACGATGCCCGCGCCGCCCAGGACCGGCATGGGGACCAGGGAGACGACGGCACCGAGGACCGGGAAGGCGCCGAGGACCAGCAGGGTGGCGCCGGCGACGGCGACGACGTAGCGGCTGCGCACCCGGGTGAGGGAGACGACGCCGACGTTCTGGGCGAAGGCGGAGGTGGGGAAGCCGCCGAAGACGGGACCGAGCAGGGTGGCGATGCCGTCGGTGCGCAGGCCGCGGGTGATGGTCCTCGCGTCGGCACGGCGGTCGCAGATCTCGCCGAGGGCGAGCATGCCGGCGGAACTCTCGGTCATCAGCACGAGCATCACGATGCACAGCGACAGCACGGCCGCGGGCTGGAACTCGGGGGTGCCGAAGGCGAACGGGGTGGGCAGCGCGGCGACCGGCGCGGACCGCAGCCCGCTGAAATCGGCCATGCCGAAGGGGATCGCCACCAGGGTGCCGATCAACAGCCCGAACAGCAGGCCCACTTGCTTGACGAATCCCCTGCCGAAGCGCTGGATCAGCAGGATGACGGCGAGGGTGAAGCCGGCGAGCGCGAGGTGCCGCATGGCGCCGAAGTCGGCGGCGGTCTTGTCGCCCCCCTGGGCCCAGCCGACCGGGACGGGCATGAGGGTGACCCCGATCAGGGTGATGACGACGCCGGTGACCAGGGGCGGGAAGTAGCGCAGCAGCCGCCCGAAGAACGGGCCGAGCGCCAGGCAGAAGGCCCCGGCGACCATCACCGCGCCGTAGATCGCGGGGAGTTGGTGCCCCTTGCCGCTGGTCTCGGCGATCGCGAGGATCGGGGCGATGCCGGCGGAGGAGGCGGCGTTGACGAAGGGCAGGCGGTTGCCGACGAGGCCCTTGACGCCGATGGTCTGGAGGATGGTCGCGACGCCCGCGATGAGCAGGCTCGCGGCGATGAGCCGGGTGCGGGCCGCGATGTCGAGTCCGCAGGCCTGGCCGATGATGAGCGGAGGAGTGACGACGCCCGCGTACATCGCGGCGATGTGCTGGAGCGCGGCCGGGACGAGCCGGGTGACGTGGAGCTTCTCGTCCACCGGATGCACGGACGTGACGGCGTCCTCGGTGTGCCCCGGCGGGGTGGGACCCAGGGCTGTGGCGGGCCCTTTCGCAGGCTGTGCCATTTCGTTCCCTCCGGTGTGGCGGGCCCCCGGCACGGGTGGTGGGCCGGGGGCGCGCGTCCCGCGTCAGAGGTTGGTCGTGTCGACCGGGATCAGGGCCTCACAGCCGTCCCGCAGGATGGTGGCCTCGATGAGGCCGTAGGGGCGGTCGGCGGCGAAGTAGACCTCGTTGTCGTTCTTCAGGCCGAACGGCTCCAGGTCCACCAGGAAGTGGTGCTTGTTCGGCAGCGAGAAGCGGACCTCGTCGATCTCGCCGCGGTTGTTGATGATGCGCGAGCCCATCTGGTACAGCGTCTGCTGCAGTGAGAGGGAGTAGGTCTCGGCGAAGGCCTGGAGCATGTGCTTCTTGACCTGCTCGTAGGACTTCTCCCAGTTGGGCATCTTCTGCTCGTCGTCGGTCCAGTTGAACCGCCAGCGGCCGGAGACCGAGGTCGCCAGGATGCGGTCGTACGCCTCCTGGAGGGTGGTGTACTTGTCCTTGACGTAGCCCCAGAACTCGGAGTTGGTCGAGTTCATCACCGTCAGGTCCTTGAGCCCGGAGACGACCTCCCACTTCCGGCCGTCGTAGGTGATCTGGGTGAGGCGGGTCTCCTGGCCCTTCTTCACGAAGGAGTGCTTGACCTCGTCCGAGCCGATGAACTTCGAGTTGGCGTCGGAGGTCTCGATCCGCTCCCAGGCGTACTCCTCGATGCGGATCCGGGCGCGGTGGATCGGCTCCTGCGAGGTGACGAAGTGGCGGGCGAGGTGGATGCCGAACTGCTCGGCGGACTCAATGCCGTGCTCCTTGGCGAACGCGAACACCGTGTTCTTGGTGGTGTCGGTCGGCAGGACGTTGGCGTTGGAGCCGGAGTAGTGGACCTCTTCCATATCGCCGCTCAGCGCCACGGATACGTTGAGGTCCTTGATGTGGTGGGTGGCGCCGTCCCGCGTGATCTTGACGACTCGGTTCTCGGCCTTGCCGTACTGGTTCTGTCCCAGAATCGTGGGCATTTAGCTAGCTCCCTCGGTAAACGGAGTAGCCGAACGGGTTGAGCAGCAGCGGCACGTGGTAGTGCTCGCCCGGTACGACGGCGAACGTGATCGCCACCTCCGGGAAGAACACACCGGTTCCGCTGTCCCGATTCGCGGGGGCGTCCTGCTGCGCATCGGCTTGCTTCTTCTCGAAATACGGCTCGACGGCGAAGTCGAGCCGTACGTGGGTGGTCCCCTCCGGCAGGGCCGGCAGGTCCTTGCACCGGCCGTCGGCGTCGGTCGCGGAGCCGCCGAGCGCCTGCCAGTTCGCGTCGCGCCCGCTGCGGGCGGCGAGCTGGACGGCGACGCCCTCGGCGGGGCGGCCGACGGAGGTGTCCAGGATGTGCGTGGACACGGAGGCGGTGGTGCTGGTGCTCATGGTGTCAGGCGTCCTCTTCGACGAGTCGGGCCAGTCGGATGCGGTTGATCTTGCCCAGCTCGGTGCGGACGATCTCCCGCTCCTGCTCGGGCGAGTT of the Streptomyces sp. 1222.5 genome contains:
- the pucL gene encoding factor-independent urate hydroxylase, producing the protein MPTILGQNQYGKAENRVVKITRDGATHHIKDLNVSVALSGDMEEVHYSGSNANVLPTDTTKNTVFAFAKEHGIESAEQFGIHLARHFVTSQEPIHRARIRIEEYAWERIETSDANSKFIGSDEVKHSFVKKGQETRLTQITYDGRKWEVVSGLKDLTVMNSTNSEFWGYVKDKYTTLQEAYDRILATSVSGRWRFNWTDDEQKMPNWEKSYEQVKKHMLQAFAETYSLSLQQTLYQMGSRIINNRGEIDEVRFSLPNKHHFLVDLEPFGLKNDNEVYFAADRPYGLIEATILRDGCEALIPVDTTNL
- the uraH gene encoding hydroxyisourate hydrolase; amino-acid sequence: MSTSTTASVSTHILDTSVGRPAEGVAVQLAARSGRDANWQALGGSATDADGRCKDLPALPEGTTHVRLDFAVEPYFEKKQADAQQDAPANRDSGTGVFFPEVAITFAVVPGEHYHVPLLLNPFGYSVYRGS
- a CDS encoding helix-turn-helix domain-containing protein, translated to MPNTTAELALNTTEMLHPWITGVRNVSLADPGGAAFVHLPDAVTKVVLRVSAGGHHDVMAVGPRVRASYHEGKAHLSCLELRLAPGTALPLLGVPAAELVGRAVPLDRLPGGTARRLARELRRLEPEEVVPYLAEALPETLPAAADHGRTALVRAGADALSVRADRAPAQVRDVARELAVSERQLRNLFTEGVGVSPKHYARIDRVRTVVTRAATASWSELAVATGYYDQSHMTSDFRSLMGVPPRSYVTGRLPSTTPCRAAAGG
- a CDS encoding nucleobase:cation symporter-2 family protein, producing MAQPAKGPATALGPTPPGHTEDAVTSVHPVDEKLHVTRLVPAALQHIAAMYAGVVTPPLIIGQACGLDIAARTRLIAASLLIAGVATILQTIGVKGLVGNRLPFVNAASSAGIAPILAIAETSGKGHQLPAIYGAVMVAGAFCLALGPFFGRLLRYFPPLVTGVVITLIGVTLMPVPVGWAQGGDKTAADFGAMRHLALAGFTLAVILLIQRFGRGFVKQVGLLFGLLIGTLVAIPFGMADFSGLRSAPVAALPTPFAFGTPEFQPAAVLSLCIVMLVLMTESSAGMLALGEICDRRADARTITRGLRTDGIATLLGPVFGGFPTSAFAQNVGVVSLTRVRSRYVVAVAGATLLVLGAFPVLGAVVSLVPMPVLGGAGIVLFGSIAVSGIRTLSEAGLDDSSNIILVAVALGAGIIPLAAPTFYADFPAWAQTVLGSGISAGALVAVLLNLFFHHLGTRSGRPAPALKSS
- a CDS encoding nucleobase:cation symporter-2 family protein, which encodes MAAHPVDEKLPALKMATSGLQHVAAMYAGVVAPPLIVGAAVGLSATDLTFLTGACLFTAGLATFLQTLGIWKIGARLPFVNGVTFAGVAPMTAVVASTEDKSDALPIIFGAVIVAGLLGFVAAPFFSKAIRFFPPVVTGSVITLIGVSLLPVAFGWAQGPDPKADDYGSTTFLALAGITLLIVLLLRRFTRGFVKQIAVLLGLIVGTLVAIPFGVTDFSPVAHADVVGFPTPFHFGAPQFQLAAILSLCVVMVVSMTESTADMLALGEIVERPADERTIAAGLRADTLGSALSPLFNGFMCSAFAQNIGLVAMTRIRSRYVVATGGGFLVLMGLCPMAASLIAVVPRPVLGGAGIVLFGSVAASGIQTLMRAGLERDNNVLIVAVSLAVGIIPITAPEFYHAFPETAKIVLDSGISTGCITAVVLNLLFNHLGKDREAHDVTHPMEAGEEIAAVH
- a CDS encoding 8-oxoguanine deaminase, which translates into the protein MAPSAGQRIVIENCAIATVDAGDTEYASGYLVLAGNRIEAVGAGKAPDGLEDVVRRIDATGHLVTPGLVNTHHHFYQWITRGLATDHNLFNWLVALYPTWARIDEQMTYTAAQGSLAMMARGGVTTAMDHHYVFPRGSGDLSGSIIRAAAEMGVRFTLARGSMDRSEKDGGLPPDFAVETLEGALAATEETVKKHHDASFDAMTQVAVAPCSPFSVSTELLRQGAELARRLGVRLHTHGSETVEEEKFCHELFGMGPTDYFESTGWLGEDVWMAHCVHMNDSDIAAFARTKTGVAHCPSSNARLAAGIARVPDMLRAGVPVGLGVDGTASNESGELHTELRNALLINRLGAHREAALDARQALRLGTYGGAQVLGRAEQIGSLEPGKLADLVLWKMDTLAHASIADPVTALVFGAAAPVTASFVNGRQIVENGRLLHVEEDAIARSTREEAQRLARIAAQG